One segment of Chelonia mydas isolate rCheMyd1 chromosome 13, rCheMyd1.pri.v2, whole genome shotgun sequence DNA contains the following:
- the LOC119567905 gene encoding uncharacterized protein LOC119567905 isoform X1 has translation MHQRGVQTRLFSPIRSKVLNTMPAIVPKSKAPGVDFCGVDEYYYIVRSDLGCYMRSTNFNEGKDLNVYSLHPSCQGGEHYLAHEADLFFIIKGETYRHVSSMNTDTDAVVYNLHPNCQGGDHYLSAFGYFYIVFQSKGVYRRVTCLNTDSDAVEYSLHPSCRDGLYYWGIKGHYYFVKPHDKWGIQYYQTTNFNAIEDAKTYSFHPDVLNFLPGGLAITQGSAFGTWEAIKTISNDSNTPITWNKKITRKVGYAKEKMSSIEHNWSVSISASKQSGALTEDIAKYQFSLTTQYGGKSVNTEKENWSEATDVEESVSLTLQPREKIYIWQYQLGLGKKSILFCRDMKFNGNSNPPTEVPLPPSNQ, from the exons ATGCACCAAAGAGGAGTTCAGACAAGGCTCTTCTCTCCTATACGTTCCAAAG TGCTGAACACCATGCCTGCAATAGTCCCCAAGAGCAAAGCCCCGGGGGTCGATTTCTGCGGGGTGGACGAATATTACTACATCGTCCGCTCAGACCTGGGCTGCTACATGAGGTCGACCAATTTCAACGAAGGAAAAGATCTGAACGTGTAtagtctgcacccctcctgccagGGCGGGGAGCACTATCTCGCCCACGAGGCTGACCTCTTCTTCATCATCAAAGGAGAGACTTATCGCCATGTGTCCAGCATGAACACGGACACAGACGCCGTAGTCTACAATCTCCACCCCAATTGCCAGGGAGGAGACCATTATCTCTCAGCCTTTGGGTACTTCTACATTGTCTTCCAGAGCAAGGGTGTGTACCGCAGGGTCACCTGCCTGAACACCGATTCTGATGCTGTCGAATACAGCCTCCACCCGTCCTGCAGAGATGGCCTCTATTACTGGGGTATCAAGGGCCATTATTATTTTGTCAAGCCCCATGACAAATGGGGGATCCAGTATTATCAAACCACCAATTTTAACGCCATCGAAGATGCCAAAACCTATTCCTTCCACCCGGATGTGCTCAACTTCCTCCCTGGTGGGTTGGCTATCACCCAGGGTTCAGCTTTCGGCACCTGGGAGGCCATCAAGACCATCTCCAATGATTCCAACACGCCCATCACCTGGAACAAGAAGATCACCAGGAAGGTGGGCTATGCCAAGGAGAAAATGAGCAGCATAGAGCACAACTGGAGCGTGAGCATCTCAGCATCAAAACAGTCAGGAGCCCTCACCGAAGACATTGCCAAGTACCAGTTCTCCCTCACTACTCAATACGGCGGGAAAAGCGTCAACACGGAGAAGGAGAACTGGAGCGAGGCCACCGACGTGGAAGAGTCTGTCAGCCTGACCCTGCAGCCAAGAGAGAAAATCTACATATGGCAGTACCAGCTGGGCCTGGGCAAGAAAAGCATCTTGTTCTGCCGTGACATGAAATTCAACGGCAATTCAAACCCACCTACTGAAGTCCCCCTGCCGCCTTCTAACCAGTGA
- the LOC119567905 gene encoding uncharacterized protein LOC119567905 isoform X2, whose product MPAIVPKSKAPGVDFCGVDEYYYIVRSDLGCYMRSTNFNEGKDLNVYSLHPSCQGGEHYLAHEADLFFIIKGETYRHVSSMNTDTDAVVYNLHPNCQGGDHYLSAFGYFYIVFQSKGVYRRVTCLNTDSDAVEYSLHPSCRDGLYYWGIKGHYYFVKPHDKWGIQYYQTTNFNAIEDAKTYSFHPDVLNFLPGGLAITQGSAFGTWEAIKTISNDSNTPITWNKKITRKVGYAKEKMSSIEHNWSVSISASKQSGALTEDIAKYQFSLTTQYGGKSVNTEKENWSEATDVEESVSLTLQPREKIYIWQYQLGLGKKSILFCRDMKFNGNSNPPTEVPLPPSNQ is encoded by the coding sequence ATGCCTGCAATAGTCCCCAAGAGCAAAGCCCCGGGGGTCGATTTCTGCGGGGTGGACGAATATTACTACATCGTCCGCTCAGACCTGGGCTGCTACATGAGGTCGACCAATTTCAACGAAGGAAAAGATCTGAACGTGTAtagtctgcacccctcctgccagGGCGGGGAGCACTATCTCGCCCACGAGGCTGACCTCTTCTTCATCATCAAAGGAGAGACTTATCGCCATGTGTCCAGCATGAACACGGACACAGACGCCGTAGTCTACAATCTCCACCCCAATTGCCAGGGAGGAGACCATTATCTCTCAGCCTTTGGGTACTTCTACATTGTCTTCCAGAGCAAGGGTGTGTACCGCAGGGTCACCTGCCTGAACACCGATTCTGATGCTGTCGAATACAGCCTCCACCCGTCCTGCAGAGATGGCCTCTATTACTGGGGTATCAAGGGCCATTATTATTTTGTCAAGCCCCATGACAAATGGGGGATCCAGTATTATCAAACCACCAATTTTAACGCCATCGAAGATGCCAAAACCTATTCCTTCCACCCGGATGTGCTCAACTTCCTCCCTGGTGGGTTGGCTATCACCCAGGGTTCAGCTTTCGGCACCTGGGAGGCCATCAAGACCATCTCCAATGATTCCAACACGCCCATCACCTGGAACAAGAAGATCACCAGGAAGGTGGGCTATGCCAAGGAGAAAATGAGCAGCATAGAGCACAACTGGAGCGTGAGCATCTCAGCATCAAAACAGTCAGGAGCCCTCACCGAAGACATTGCCAAGTACCAGTTCTCCCTCACTACTCAATACGGCGGGAAAAGCGTCAACACGGAGAAGGAGAACTGGAGCGAGGCCACCGACGTGGAAGAGTCTGTCAGCCTGACCCTGCAGCCAAGAGAGAAAATCTACATATGGCAGTACCAGCTGGGCCTGGGCAAGAAAAGCATCTTGTTCTGCCGTGACATGAAATTCAACGGCAATTCAAACCCACCTACTGAAGTCCCCCTGCCGCCTTCTAACCAGTGA